From Mannheimia pernigra, one genomic window encodes:
- a CDS encoding cytidylyltransferase domain-containing protein — protein MKKIAIITARAGSKGLPNKNVLLADGKPLMAYSIEAAIESGEFEKIIVSTDSQEYIDLLCHYPIEFIKRAEHLASDRASSFVVIEDVLNQYQSVDFDYFVLLQPTSPLRTAQHIKEACNKFERNFDQFDFLVSVSDAHKPTTLTRVIEDDESLKHFQLDYSNYARQRYHPEYSPNGAIFSAKPTAYLEQKHFYGAKCLAYFMDKAVSIDIDDRQDFEYFYFILQQRNKAKILLETIKRSILMKKENFNEVKEIALIGHSIMEYWNIERLNDKIVNNLGIAGISTKEYSELILDKGLISALPKEVVLMFGTNDLVRNDWSDEKILADINHLISQLKAIRDDINLYFLEITPTAFRVDRNNDDIRLLNQYLKDNLSVKWIALDKQFSDKYGKLDLNYSDDGLHLNEKGYKKLTAILEEALN, from the coding sequence ATGAAAAAAATTGCAATTATTACAGCACGTGCTGGCTCAAAAGGTTTACCGAATAAAAATGTATTGTTAGCAGATGGCAAGCCATTAATGGCTTATTCTATTGAGGCAGCGATTGAGTCTGGAGAATTTGAAAAAATTATTGTTAGTACAGATTCACAAGAATATATTGATTTGCTTTGCCATTATCCAATTGAATTTATCAAGCGGGCAGAACATTTAGCGAGTGATAGAGCCAGCTCTTTTGTTGTGATTGAAGATGTTTTAAATCAATACCAATCGGTTGATTTTGATTATTTTGTGTTACTACAGCCAACATCGCCTTTAAGAACAGCTCAGCATATTAAAGAAGCTTGTAATAAATTTGAGCGTAACTTTGATCAATTTGATTTCTTGGTGTCGGTGTCTGATGCACATAAGCCAACAACACTGACACGTGTTATTGAAGATGATGAGAGTTTAAAACATTTCCAATTAGATTACTCTAATTACGCTCGCCAGCGTTATCATCCTGAATATTCTCCAAATGGTGCAATTTTTTCAGCAAAACCGACCGCTTATCTAGAGCAAAAGCATTTTTATGGAGCGAAATGTCTTGCTTATTTTATGGATAAAGCGGTTTCTATTGATATTGATGATCGCCAAGATTTTGAATATTTCTATTTTATTCTTCAGCAACGTAACAAAGCAAAAATATTACTTGAAACCATTAAACGCTCAATTTTAATGAAAAAAGAGAACTTTAACGAAGTAAAAGAGATTGCGTTAATTGGTCATTCTATTATGGAATATTGGAATATTGAACGTTTAAACGACAAAATAGTCAATAACTTAGGTATTGCAGGTATTTCAACGAAAGAATATAGCGAACTGATTTTAGATAAAGGTTTAATTTCTGCGTTACCAAAAGAAGTCGTCTTGATGTTTGGCACCAATGATCTGGTGCGTAATGATTGGAGCGATGAAAAAATTCTAGCAGATATAAATCATTTGATTAGCCAGTTAAAAGCAATTCGTGATGATATTAATCTTTATTTCTTAGAAATTACGCCAACAGCTTTTAGAGTGGATCGTAATAACGATGATATTCGCTTATTAAATCAATATTTAAAAGATAATTTATCGGTAAAATGGATTGCGTTAGATAAGCAATTTAGTGATAAATATGGCAAATTAGATTTAAATTATAGCGATGATGGCTTACACTTAAATGAAAAAGGTTATAAAAAATTAACCGCTATTTTAGAAGAAGCACTAAATTAA
- a CDS encoding YdcF family protein: MFELIKLITAIILPPFNIILLWLLALILFAVGYKYPAYFFALLGMLILYIFSIPYTSQKLGNSLLEGEEPTIESYKNAQAIVVLGGGLRDSQELFGKLAITGTPLERMRYAAYLHKETGLPLLVTGSAPNGTSEAKVMASEFKMFFNIETKWLENKAKTTKENAIFSREILEKENINHIILVTNQWHMKRAEMLFTQQGFKVLPASVGSGDTPNHYKLTFMHFIPQASAMNSNMLALKEWIGYWKEK; the protein is encoded by the coding sequence ATGTTTGAACTCATTAAACTCATTACTGCAATAATCCTACCGCCATTTAATATTATTCTATTATGGCTTTTAGCATTAATTTTGTTTGCAGTAGGCTATAAATATCCTGCCTACTTTTTTGCACTGCTTGGTATGCTGATTTTATATATTTTTAGTATTCCTTACACATCACAAAAACTAGGAAATTCCTTACTTGAAGGCGAAGAGCCCACCATCGAAAGCTACAAAAATGCCCAAGCGATTGTTGTATTAGGTGGCGGATTACGCGACAGCCAAGAGTTATTCGGTAAATTAGCGATTACTGGCACGCCACTAGAAAGAATGCGTTATGCTGCTTATTTACATAAAGAAACGGGCTTACCGCTTTTAGTCACAGGCAGTGCTCCAAATGGCACATCTGAAGCTAAAGTGATGGCTAGTGAGTTTAAAATGTTCTTTAATATTGAAACTAAATGGTTAGAAAACAAAGCGAAAACGACCAAAGAAAATGCCATTTTTAGCCGCGAAATATTGGAAAAAGAGAACATTAATCACATTATTTTAGTCACAAACCAATGGCATATGAAACGAGCAGAAATGCTGTTTACCCAACAAGGCTTTAAGGTTCTTCCAGCCAGCGTTGGCTCAGGTGACACCCCTAATCATTACAAATTAACCTTTATGCATTTTATTCCACAAGCAAGTGCAATGAACAGCAATATGCTTGCACTAAAAGAATGGATTGGATATTGGAAAGAAAAGTAA